A stretch of the Planktothricoides raciborskii GIHE-MW2 genome encodes the following:
- a CDS encoding folylpolyglutamate synthase/dihydrofolate synthase family protein — protein sequence MTTNIDEILKEFEHFGVNLGLERIQRLLGDLGNPQAKVPIIHVAGTNGKGSVCAYLSAILTAAGYRVGRYISPHLVDWTERISLNEKPIAREEFISLLEQVKAAIDPAAPCPTQFEVITAAAWLYFAQQQVDIAVMEVGLGGRLDATNVCDRPLVSIITSISWEHWQRLGPTIADIAREKAGILKPGCPAICGSLPPDAQKVVENRIAELNCPAIFPEPARIVEHNSVNSSEDNFLPNQPQWAVYENIKYPLPLLGEIQLTNSALAIAAIKVLQGQGWQISDAQIADGMGKTRWPGRLQWVNWSNSGTRLLVDGAHNAAAAQVLRQYVDQISPQPVNWVMGMLSTKDHPGIFKALLRPGDRLYLVPVPDHSSALPEDLAAIAQPICPELAEIKCYPELAIALEHCHHPDLSSCDTLTILCGSLYLLGYFFATHNQIDH from the coding sequence ATGACCACAAATATCGATGAAATCTTAAAAGAGTTTGAACATTTTGGGGTGAACCTGGGTTTAGAGAGAATTCAACGACTCTTAGGCGACTTGGGCAACCCTCAAGCCAAAGTGCCCATAATTCATGTCGCGGGTACTAATGGCAAGGGGTCTGTTTGTGCTTATCTGTCCGCAATTTTAACCGCCGCAGGTTATCGGGTCGGTCGCTATATTTCCCCTCATTTAGTTGATTGGACGGAACGAATTTCTCTGAATGAAAAGCCGATCGCCCGTGAGGAATTTATCTCTCTTTTAGAACAAGTTAAAGCAGCGATCGACCCAGCCGCCCCCTGTCCGACGCAGTTTGAGGTGATTACTGCTGCCGCTTGGTTATATTTTGCCCAACAGCAAGTGGATATCGCGGTGATGGAAGTGGGACTGGGGGGTCGATTGGATGCCACCAATGTCTGCGATCGCCCCTTGGTTAGCATCATTACCTCAATTAGTTGGGAACATTGGCAACGCTTAGGGCCAACGATCGCCGATATTGCCAGAGAAAAAGCTGGTATTCTCAAACCCGGTTGTCCGGCGATTTGCGGGTCGCTGCCTCCTGACGCGCAAAAGGTCGTAGAAAATCGCATTGCTGAACTGAATTGTCCCGCGATTTTTCCCGAACCAGCGCGGATCGTCGAACATAATTCTGTTAATTCCTCAGAGGATAATTTTTTGCCTAATCAACCACAATGGGCAGTTTATGAAAATATCAAATATCCTTTACCATTGTTGGGTGAAATCCAATTAACCAATTCTGCTTTAGCCATTGCTGCCATAAAAGTCTTGCAAGGGCAAGGTTGGCAAATTTCCGACGCACAAATTGCTGATGGCATGGGGAAAACACGCTGGCCCGGTCGTCTGCAATGGGTCAACTGGTCCAATAGTGGCACACGATTATTAGTTGATGGCGCTCATAATGCGGCTGCGGCTCAAGTTTTGCGCCAATATGTAGATCAAATATCCCCGCAACCTGTGAACTGGGTAATGGGAATGTTATCGACAAAAGACCATCCGGGTATCTTTAAGGCATTGCTCCGACCGGGCGATCGCCTATACTTAGTACCAGTCCCCGATCATAGTTCTGCCCTGCCCGAAGACTTAGCCGCGATCGCCCAGCCAATTTGCCCAGAATTGGCGGAAATCAAGTGCTATCCAGAATTGGCGATCGCCCTAGAACATTGTCATCATCCGGATCTGTCTAGTTGCGACACCCTGACAATTTTATGCGGTTCTTTATACTTACTGGGCTATTTTTTTGCCACTCATAACCAGATTGACCATTAA